The bacterium DNA window GATCAAAATCATACAGAGCATCCAGCACACCATACTGACTGCGCTTCTCGGCTTCACGAATCAGCTCGTTGACCGCTGCCATCGCCTGAGGCATGTTCAGATCGTCCGTAATGGCCTGCCTGAACTTGTCTCTATGCTCAGCCACCCATGGCTGCTCTTCACCGCCGATCTGCTTCGCGCGCGCAACAAAGTCTTTCAGGTTCTGATAACCAGAAGCCGCCGCATCCAAAGCATCCCATGTGAACTTCAACTTGCTGCGATAATGGGCCGAAAATGCCATAAGCCTGTAGGCAAGCGGATCATAACCCTTATCTATTAACGTCTGGATGCGCAAAAAGTTACCTTCACTTTTACCCATTCTGCGCTCTTCGGTGTCTTCCTCGCCTGCCCGCTTGGTTAGATCGCCGACAATCAGGAACGTGCCATGCATCCAATATCGCACAAACTGCTTGCCCGTGGCAGCTTCACTCTGCGCTATTTCATTCGGATGATGCACCCAAATGGCATCTTCGCCGCCTGTGTGTATATCCAGCGTCTCGCCTAGATACTTCATAGACATAGCTGAGCACTCAATATGCCAGCCCGGAAAACCGACTCCCCACGGCGAGTCCCATCTCATAATGTGGTTTTCAAACCGGCCGACTGCCTTGAACCATATTGCAAAATCGGCCGGATTACGCTTCTCCGGGTCTTCCTGAACCTCTTCGCGTGCACCAATTACCTTCTCTTCGAGTGACTGTCCGGTGAACTTGGTATAATCCGGAAATGTGGACACATCGAAATAGACAGCCTGAGCAGTCTCATATGCATGATCGCGCTCCAGAAGCTTTTCAACTAGGGTGATCATTTCCGGCACATGCTCGGTCGCACGACACCTCACCACAGGAGCCTCGATATTAAGCGCTTCGATGTCTTTGAAAAACTGATCCTCGTAGAAGCGGGCTATTTGCCATGGGTCCCTGCCGGTCTTGCGTGCCTCTTTCTCCATCTTGTCTTCACCCATATCCTCATCCGAAGTCAGATGGCCGACATCAGTGATATTCATTACATGCTTGACTTCATAGCCGTCATACTCAAGAGTGCGGCGTAGTATATCATTAAATATGTACGTTCTGAGATTGCCGATGTGTGCATAGTTATATACGGTGGGCCCGCAGGTATACAACCTTACTTTGCCGGGCTCGATTGGCGCAAACTCTTCTTTTTTCCGGGTTGCCGTATTATAAAGCTGCAGGGTCATCTTCATCTCCCTTGTCGACTTTTTGAGATTTCTCTTCAAGCTCCTCTATCCTGAGCATCATATTTTTGATTATATCCATCACAGGGTCAAGATCACGGCCATGAGTAAGTGGCACACGGACCCCATCCTGCATCACTACACGTCCTGGAATACCGACAACGACCGAATTGGCAGGCACATCCTTAACCACGACTGCGTTTGCACCGACCTGTACATTATCACCAAGCGTAATTGCTCCCAAAACCTTTGCTCCGGCGCCGATGACAACATTGTTGCCCAGAGTTGGATGGCGCTTTTTCTTCTCAAGGCTGACGCCGCCGAGAGTCACGCCATGATATAGCAGACAGTTCTCACCCACGTCCGCCGTCTCGCCAATAACCACACCCATGCCATGGTCGATAAAGAAACCTCTGGCGATGGTCGCACCGGGATGTATCTCGATACCTGTGATAAACCTGTTCATCTGCGAGACCAGACGTGCTGCAAACTTGAGCTTGTGGCGCCACAGAAAATTCGCGATCCGATGCCAGAATATGGCGTGCAGACCGGCGTAAGTGAGCACCTCCCACGAGTTACGCGCGGCAGGATCATTGCGAAATACGGCTTGCCAATCGGCTCGAAAGTTGTCGAACATATCAGTTTCTGTCGTCTCGCTAAAGAAAAGACCCTCCGCTGCTCGCGAAAGGCCCAAGTTCACACGATGAGTATAACATGTCGCAAGCTGTTTAGCAAGATTCCGATCGGATATCCG harbors:
- the cysS gene encoding cysteine--tRNA ligase, yielding MTLQLYNTATRKKEEFAPIEPGKVRLYTCGPTVYNYAHIGNLRTYIFNDILRRTLEYDGYEVKHVMNITDVGHLTSDEDMGEDKMEKEARKTGRDPWQIARFYEDQFFKDIEALNIEAPVVRCRATEHVPEMITLVEKLLERDHAYETAQAVYFDVSTFPDYTKFTGQSLEEKVIGAREEVQEDPEKRNPADFAIWFKAVGRFENHIMRWDSPWGVGFPGWHIECSAMSMKYLGETLDIHTGGEDAIWVHHPNEIAQSEAATGKQFVRYWMHGTFLIVGDLTKRAGEEDTEERRMGKSEGNFLRIQTLIDKGYDPLAYRLMAFSAHYRSKLKFTWDALDAAASGYQNLKDFVARAKQIGGEEQPWVAEHRDKFRQAITDDLNMPQAMAAVNELIREAEKRSQYGVLDALYDFDRVLGLKLREAAEQATSVDSDIEALIKEREQARASKNWARADEIRKQLSEQGIVLEDTPGGTLWHKTD
- the cysE gene encoding serine O-acetyltransferase; the encoded protein is MFDNFRADWQAVFRNDPAARNSWEVLTYAGLHAIFWHRIANFLWRHKLKFAARLVSQMNRFITGIEIHPGATIARGFFIDHGMGVVIGETADVGENCLLYHGVTLGGVSLEKKKRHPTLGNNVVIGAGAKVLGAITLGDNVQVGANAVVVKDVPANSVVVGIPGRVVMQDGVRVPLTHGRDLDPVMDIIKNMMLRIEELEEKSQKVDKGDEDDPAAL